A genomic stretch from Psilocybe cubensis strain MGC-MH-2018 chromosome 1, whole genome shotgun sequence includes:
- a CDS encoding putative 2-dehydropantoate 2-reductase — MHIHILGMGPVGCLLAHHIRQILPRSHIISLIHKTHAHRLEYMKRGSLEVERMGVVSRTNKFLHEDFMESPNLPPHPAASQYLSPLLRTPIESLFVAIKAQHTVSAIQALVPRLSPSSTIVLMQNGMGIYERLVHEVFRNPAQRPHFILASNTHGAFMTDPYHVIHAGVGSIEFGIPPARGRNYEAGLQDTELPKEERRLRLSDITRPTDPDFEQYKSLREAVAVLLLTKSLNVSWRPFSELDLAMKRKVVVNAVLNPLTSIMGCKNGDLFAHKPAIDLLEQVCNEASSVFLAQHTLESGQQMQAEGINFTEHDIPPLSKSLSSESLKNDVLQVAALTRGNISSMLQDIRRGRETEIEYINGYLESLGRQLDVETPTISLLRKLVELKLVLPEESTI; from the coding sequence ATGCATATACATATTCTCGGTATGGGCCCAGTGGGCTGTCTTCTGGCCCACCATATCCGCCAAATTCTTCCACGCTCGCATATTATAAGCCTAATTCACAAAACCCATGCTCATCGCTTGGAATACATGAAAAGGGGATCATTAGAAGTGGAGCGGATGGGTGTTGTCTCTCGTACAAATAAATTTCTTCACGAAGACTTCATGGAAAGCCCTAATCTACCGCCTCATCCTGCTGCTTCCCAATATCTCAGCCCTCTTTTGCGCACTCCGATAGAATCTCTTTTCGTCGCGATCAAAGCTCAACATACAGTCAGTGCCATTCAGGCACTTGTACCTAGACTGTCTCCCAGTTCGACCATTGTCTTAATGCAAAACGGAATGGGAATCTATGAACGCTTGGTGCATGAGGTATTCCGCAATCCTGCCCAACGTCCGCATTTTATTTTGGCTTCAAACACCCACGGCGCATTCATGACTGATCCATATCATGTTATTCATGCTGGTGTAGGATCTATCGAGTTTGGTATCCCTCCAGCTCGAGGGAGAAACTATGAAGCAGGCCTCCAGGATACAGAACTTCCCAAAGAAGAACGTAGGCTGCGGCTTTCCGACATCACTCGACCTACTGATCCGGACTTTGAGCAATACAAATCCTTACGAGAAGCTGTTGCTGTCTTGCTTCTCACTAAATCACTGAACGTTTCATGGAGGCCTTTCTCTGAATTGGATCTAGCCATGAAGAGAAAGGTGGTTGTGAATGCGGTTCTTAACCCTCTGACATCAATAATGGGGTGCAAGAATGGTGATCTTTTTGCCCATAAACCAGCTATTGATCTTCTTGAACAAGTATGCAATGAGGCATCGTCAGTTTTCTTGGCTCAACACACGTTGGAGAGTGGTCAGCAAATGCAGGCAGAGGGTATAAACTTCACGGAACATGATATTCCTCCACTATCAAAGTCCTTATCTAGCGAATCTTTGAAGAACGACGTATTGCAAGTGGCAGCCCTTACCCGAGGCAACATTTCATCTATGTTACAAGATATTCGACGTGGGAGAGAGACCGAAATCGAATATATCAACGGTTATTTGGAATCTTTGGGTCGACAATTGGATGTAGAAACACCAACAATTTCGTTGCTTCGAAAACTTGTTGAGCTGAAGCTCGTGTTACCAGAGGAATCAACAATATAA
- a CDS encoding WD repeat-containing protein 75 — protein sequence MAASTLKSSNSDNVPVTQKDTHKPLNKGKGKENPSKATAAPVRAELWQGRGWDDDRPWNWASLTDPSSSRIPPIFTKDGSYFFSLVGSTIKIYSSTTGLVVSILSAPSSGEENSNTDVFTSAIINPHNVFQLITATLDGRIMIWDFVNATLLQVIDVGQSIHFMCAHKQFMGFVFVAASRQRKKSNVHDNNAVVLKISLKPSDHKNQPSAIIPVGKTRFPTGLSISPNGAWLVATAGHKVYVAKTDTITSGFTKYVSPEKLTCLAFHPSDEYFATGDEKGVIRLWYCLNDNLAVNIRDVEKRTQTRSFHWHAHAVSSVSFTNNGAYLLSGGEEAVLVIWQLETGRKEFIPRLGAPISTISISRPANGEEEYLLGLSDATYTFISSASLKITRSYSRIKIDPSVFHGPTSSSKLNIAPIAVQRLTSTLVLPSSHPSSLQMYSLSVSSLLSELEVSPSNRISRRDDKPIIPSTVEKTVISESGYWMATIDSRDGDPGFRSEVYLKLWSWDSKNETWILNTRIDRPHGIHKVTDISFSPNALADKAVYLTTTGKDGHIKVWKLFGHQKEAWISYATLDFRSETPGSISWSPDASLFAVSVGAHIALYDPVSRSLRQALTTPECVSIQSVHFVGVDGRFLLASGINVLVMWDLLRGQVAWQTLTPLAIDKIVPHPKESTFAVFHSPDQDGEDHRTKITLFHVSSKVPTTIRFVPFGLRNVVWASYQKQPGYNLVGITYSWRVVLIGDSRPVLKDGEITARAMNLEPQKQKKTIFQDIFGVSAFSNTTVEHAHTFTVQRKSSENEVFTDPAYTAPSLETFFSSLLKPYLVVRPAKESNIPDDHDEVVEEDVVMEDEREIPIAHTSRVPIPGEMDTFIKLFKTHCLREDMPLPSSKGIPTINGIHPKETNSDCLSEETLSTKSKPSQMPQNQHGHAVASPSHSSTPHSMGKKRKKVSN from the exons ATGGCTGCGTCCACATTAAAGTCCTCCAATTCAGACAATGTCCCAGTCACTCAGAAAGACACTCACAAGCCTCTGAACAAaggaaagggcaaggagaACCCATCCAAGGCCACCGCGGCTCCGGTACGCGCTGAGCTATGGCAAGGTCGGGGCTGGGACGATGATAGACCTTGGAATTGGGCTTCTCTTACCGATCCATCTTCAAGTCGTATTCCACCTATCTTTACGAAGGATGGAAG TTACTTTTTCTCGCTCGTGGGCTCCACCATTAAAATTTATTCTAGTACCACTGGACTAGTAGTTTCGATTCTTTCCGCACCATCTTCAGGCGAAGAAAACTCGAACACAGACGTCTTCACGTCCGCGATCATCAACCCTCACAATGTGTTTCAACTAATCACTGCGACACTGGATGGAAGAATCATGATCTGGGATTTCGTGAATGCCACCCTTTTGCAGGTAATCGATGTTGGACAATCAATACACTTCATGTGTGCGCATAAACAGTTTATGGGATTTGTATTTGTTGCGGCATCTCGTCAGCGAAAGAAGTCTAACGTGCACG ATAACAATGCTGTTGTCCTTAAAATCTCTCTTAAACCTTCTGATCACAAGAACCAGCCATCCGCAATTATCCCTGTTGGCAAAACACGATTCCCCACAGGACTGTCTATCTCTCCCAACGGGGCTTGGTTGGTCGCCACTGCTGGCCACAAAGTCTATGTAGCTAAGACGGATACTATAACCTCCGGATTTACCAAGTATGTGTCTCCGGAGAAGTTGACTTGCTTAGCATTCCATCCATCCGACGAATACTTTGCTACTGGGGATGAAAAAGGTGTCATCCGCCTGTGGTACTGCCTCAATGACAATCTTGCTGTTAATATTCGAGACGTTGAGAAGCGCACTCAGACAAGATCTTTCCATTGGCACGCCCATGCTGTATCATCTGTTTCTTTCACGAATAATGGTGCATACCTTCTGAGCGGCGGAGAAGAAGCTGTTTTGGTTATTTGGCAATTGGAAACTGGCAGAAAGGAGTTCATACCACGGCTGGGGGCCCCGATCAGCACAATATCGATATCACGACCAGCGAACGGCGAAGAAGAATATCTACTAGGTCTATCGGATGCCACCTATACTTTCATCAGCTCTGCAAGCCTCAAAATAACCAGAAGTTATTCGAGAATTAAAATCG ATCCATCCGTATTTCATGGACCGACGTCGTCTTCGAAGTTGAACATCGCTCCTATCGCTGTTCAGCGACTCACATCCACTCTCGTTCTTCCCTCTTCGCACCCTTCATCTCTTCAGATGTATTCCCTTTCTGTGTCATCTTTACTATCCGAATTAGAGGTTTCTCCGTCAAACAGAATCTCGCGAAGAGATGACAAACCGATAATACCTTCCACGGTTGAAAAGACTGTCATTTCCGAATCTGGTTATTGGATGGCAACTATTGACAGTAGGGATGGAGATCCTGGATTCAGATCTGAAGTTTATCTTAAACTATGGTCATGGGATAGCAAGAACGAAACATGGATTCTGAATACGCGTATTGATCGGCCGCATGGGATACACAAAGTCACCGATATTAGTTTTAGCCCCAATGCCCTGGCTGACAAGGCTGTATATCTCACAACAACTGGAAAAGATGGTCACATCAAAGTCTGGAAACTCTTCGGTCACCAAAAAG AAGCTTGGATTTCCTATGCAACTTTGGACTTCCGTTCAGAAACTCCGGGTTCAATCTCATGGTCTCCTGATGCATCACTTTTTGCGGTATCAGTGGGTGCACATATCGCATTATATGACCCCGtgtctcgttctcttcgTCAAGCCTTAACAACCCCGGAATGTGTTTCTATTCAATCGGTTCATTTTGTTGGTGTGGATGGTCGCTTTCTTCTGGCTTCCGGGATTAATGTTCTCGTGATGTGGGATCTACTCAGAGGTCAAG TAGCATGGCAGACCTTGACACCTCTGGCAATTGACAAAATTGTACCCCACCCAAAGGAATCAACCTTTGCTGTATTTCACTCTCCAGATCAGGATGGAGAGGACCATCGAACGAAGATTACCCTCTTCCACGTGTCATCCAAAGTACCAACTACAATTCGTTTCGTTCCATTCGGATTAAGAAATGTTGTTTGGGCTTCATATCAAAAACAACCAGGCTATAACCTGGTCGGTATTACTTACTCCTGGAGGGTGGTCCTGATTGGAGATTCTCGCCCAGTATTGAAAGACGGCGAAATCACAGCTAGGGCAATGAACCTTGAGCCtcagaagcagaaaaaaacTATCTTCCAGGACATCTTTGGCGTTTCTGCTTTTTCGAACACCACGGTAGAACATGCACATACTTTTACCGTTCAAAGAAAGTCCAGCGAAAATGAGGTGTTCACCGACCCCGCGTATACGGCACCTTCattggaaacattttttaGCTCTCTCCTCAAGCCATATTTGGTTGTTCGACCTGCGAAAGAAAGCAATATACCAGACGATCACGATgaggtggtggaagaggacGTTGTCATGGAGGATGAAAGAGAGATTCCAATTGCACATACTTCACGGGTTCCAATACCGGGAGAAATGGACACATTCATCAAACTGTTTAAAACACATTGCCTGCGCG AAGACATGCCTTTACCTTCATCAAAAGGTATTCCTACAATAAACGGAATCCACCCAAAAGAGACCAACAGTGATTGTCTATCTGAAGAAACATTGTCCACGAAGTCGAAGCCGAGCCAAATGCCTCAAAATCAACATGGTCATGCTGTCGCTTCACCCTCGCACTCCTCTACTCCGCACTCGATGggcaagaagaggaaaaaagtATCGAACTAA
- a CDS encoding Demethylmenaquinone methyltransferase, whose product MNAPPSPPVSYSTTSTSYSNGNNNEGKRYKRRKDFQYKHGQRHHSYDSEKAPYPLSYDRKVLELESFDNTLAQYLQGSCSFAPLKEPPSRVLDLGCGTGTWVINAAKEWKDCDFVGFDLVDIQIPLKILDPSLARRIEWKHGNFLTTKLPFEDDEFDHIHIQGIALGVPENKWGVLFEEVSRVLRSGGTVEMIEEDALFPTLPLWFTTALRSKPLRAQSARFSSHTSTTAPSHSPEIMDLDTRPPHDHALLESLHQSVFQNRFINMKPSAVLPSYFTTYFRQVTLGPLLSFPMPPIAPLQPLPPQIITSYVVEPNSDNHELGSKSQLSESKVPALRPVSMSFSSSVSGIAIHGESDIKPTRARTASAPLTFYPSNSSPFPETSHLKIAGSDDYVASPSHHYTVENSITESEAVILAPALLFPKNRLDSLSERSLAMHLYRTNQAVLACQEAMWEELKDRIRNRKEELIPFGWDDDVELEELQSRKKFERLIERYTSDMQARVALWHSLNTMGWPLPMREPLSKAELIEEERVRESMMEARKRSTLEELEIPCRSIRVLIGSNL is encoded by the exons ATGAACGCGCCGCCGTCTCCGCCGGTTTCTTATTCGACGACGTCTACTTCTTATAGCAACGGTAACAATAATGAAGGCAAAAGGTACAAGCGTCGGAAGGATTTCCAATACAAGCATGGTCAAAGGCACCACTCATATGACAGCGAAAAAGCACCCTATCCCCTTTCCTATGATAGAAAGGTTCTCGAATT GGAGTCTTTTGACAATACCTTGGCGCAATATCTTCAAGGTTCATGCTCTTTTGCACCCTTGAAGGAACCTCCAAGCCGTGTGTTAGATCTTGGCTGCGGG ACCGGAACATGGGTGATAAATGCTGCCAAAGAATGGAAAGATTGCGATTTT GTTGGATTCGATTTGGTGGATATTCAAATCCCCCTCAAGATTTTGGACCCTTCGCTGGCGAGGCGGATTGAGTGGAAGCATGGGAACTT CCTAACCACCAAACTGCCGTTCGAAGACGACGAGTTTGATCATATTCATATCCAGGGTATAGCTTTAGGTGTTCCTGAAAACAAA TGGGGAGTTCTCTTCGAG GAAGTTTCCAGAGTATTACGATCTGGGGGTACGGTGGAAATGATTGAAGAAG ATGCTTTATTTCCAACACTTCCTCTCTGGTTCACAACGGCGCTTCGATCAAAACCACTAAGAGCTCAGTCAGCTCGATTTTCATCTCATACCAGTACTACGgccccttcgcattccccAGAAATTATGGATCTTGATACACGACCACCTCATGACCACGCTTTGTTAGAatctcttcaccaatctGTTTTTCAGAATCGGTTTATCAACATGAAGCCTTCTG CCGTATTGCCTAGTTATTTTACGACGTATTTTAGACAGGTCACTCTGGGCCCCCTTCTGAGCTTCCCGATGCCACCTATTGCACCATTGCAGCCTCTGCCTCCTCAGATAATAACATCATACGTTGTTGAACCCAACTCCGATAATCATGAGCTTGGATCTAAATCTCAGCTGTCGGAAAGCAAAGTGCCTGCCTTGCGCCCTGTCTCCATGTCCTTTTCATCCTCTGTGTCAGGAATCGCAATCCATGGAGAATCTGACATCAAGCCGACTCGGGCTCGTACTGCGTCCGCACCCCTGACATTTTACCCATCGAATTCCAGCCCCTTTCCCGAAACTTCCCACCTTAAAATTGCTGGCTCTGACGACTATGTGGCCAGTCCATCACATCATTACACAGTTGAGAATTCTATAACTGAGAGTGAAGCAGTCATTCTTGCGCCTGCTTTATTATTTCCGAAAAACCGACTAGATTCTTTGAGTGAACGATCGCTCGCTATGCATTTATACCGCACCAATCAAGCCGTGTTAGCCTGTCAAGAAGCAATGTGGGAGGAACTCAAGGACAGAATACGAAATCGAAAAGAAGAATTAATACCTTTTGGTTGGGATGATGATGTAGAGTTGGAAGAGCTTCAAAGCCGGAAAAAATTCGAAAGGTTGATTGAAAGGTATACAAG TGATATGCAAGCTCGTGTTGCGCTATGGCATTCACTAAATACGATGGGATGGCCATTGCCAATGCGAGAGCCTTTATCAAAGGCAGAACTGATCGAAGAGGAACGCGTCCGAGAAAGTATGATGGAAGCACGAAAGAGATCTACTCTCGAAGAACTGGAGATACCTTGCCGTTCGATCAGGGTGCTCATAGGTTCCAATTTATGA
- a CDS encoding Rhamnogalacturonan acetylesterase: MPPRRKPTSTRQKKADQQLKRAIKRGDVPQPEVKKKPLRGRKPRIGPTGERIGSADTSVIQSARKLQSAFIKLPPNYLEQTKQLASDLVLQRPIPDENAIFHNFVHANDSEVEALSCPRRPKWRFDMTKLEVEKNEEGVFKKYIAQTDRALDQWQNKADLATSHTDSSPTMPRSPSYFERNIEVWRQLWRVTEISQIILVLLDSRCPVLHYPPSLANYLTGRKVILVLTKVDISGTERVKAWVDYINKNYPNSRIVEVESYAEKQASTDHQGRKHYVPCIPEHFRAKLVRMIKEVHQELLEPPEKVANNPDRLKTWFPPVKREIDWDAVMQAKGSKVGVAVGGAAAPRPISPGETEQQESSNHHQEPNFLTIGLIGQPNVGKSSLLNALFGASKVRASKTAGKTKHFQTLYWTPDVRLVDCPGLVMPNYVPMEMQVLCGILPISRVSAVSACVHFVSQLLPLERIFKLVHPSSKAPPVEDKRTWRDDKKVLKVDESQKSPAWTAMDILTAYAEDKGWITAKAGRPDIHRAGNAILRTLAEGRIGWAFWPPDTPLEEATTADDHLGIWIPLSDHTDDISASDRESEEEDDIHETESPSFSAPAEEEDSEESEFGEEAQSSVSQVGVSGRFGALALSEGEETIYLAGDSTMAKGGGGSGTDGWGQYLAQYLTLPVVNNAIAGRSARSYTVEGRFTTLINTVKPGDFVVIEFGHNDGTSGATDNGRQDAVGNDTTTTATVTAANGTSIVIHTFNFYVQNAVNSLKAKGAIPIVSSQTPDNIWTNGVIGPPSRFVGYAQLAASRTSVTYIDHFDYVAQAYDSLGQTTTTTFYPLDHTHTSPTGANIVAQTFVRGLICSTSTLNKKLSASGNTVPGEQ, encoded by the exons ATGCCTCCTCGACGAAAACCAACATCCACCCGCCAGAAAAAGGCCGACCAACAACTAAAGCGCGCAATCAAACGGGGTGATGTGCCACAACCAGAGGTCAAGAAGAAACCCCTTCGTGGTCGTAAACCGCGTATAGGGCCCACTGGTGAACGTATAGGTTCAGCTGATACTTCTGTTATCCAATCCGCACGAAAGCTGCAATCTGCCTTCATCAAACTTCCTCCAAACTATTTGGAGCAGACAAAACAACTTGCTTCTGACCTCGTCCTGCAACGGCCCATACCAGATGAGAATGCGATCTTCCATAACTTTGTTCATGCGAATGATTCAGAAGTCGAGGCTCTTTCATGTCCTAGGAGACCCAAGTGGCGTTTCGATATGACTAAACTTGAAGTGgagaaaaatgaagaagGCGTTTTCAAAAAGTACATCGCTCAAACCGACCGTGCGCTAGATCAGTGGCAAAACAAGGCGGATCTTGCTACTAGTCATACCGATTCAAGTCCTACCATGCCTCGGTCGCCGTCCTACTTTGAAAGAAACATAGAGGTCTGGAGGCAACT ATGGCGTGTTACCGAAATATCTCAAATCATCCTAGTCCTCCTCGATTCCCGATGTCCCGTGTTGCATTACCCCCCATCGCTTGCCAATTACCTTACTGGTCGCAAGGTTATCCTTGTTCTTACTAAAGTTGACATATCTGGAAcggagcgtgtcaaagccTGGGTTGATTATATCAACAAAAACTACCCAAATTCTCGCATTGTTGAAGTAGAGTCCTACGCCGAAAAACAGGCGTCAACAGACCATCAAGGTCGTAAACATTACGTGCCCTGTATTCCGGAGCACTTTCGTGCCAAACTCGTCAGAATGATCAAGGAGGTGCATCAAGAGCTGTTAGAACCTCCTGAAAAGGTCGCTAATAACCCAGATCGGCTCAAAACCTGGTTTCCTCCAGTAAAACGTGAAATTGACTGGGACGCCGTTATGCAGGCCAAGGGCTCAAAAGTCGGTGTTGCCGTTGGTGGCGCTGCAGCGCCGCGTCCTATATCACCAGGCGAAACTGAACAACAAGAATCATCTAATCATCATCAAGAACCTAATTTTTTGACCATTGGCTTGATAG GCCAACCAAATGTTGGTAAATCATCACTACTCAATGCTCTTTTCGGTGCATCAAAGGTTCGGGCGTCGAAGACTGCCGGAAAAACCAAACATTTCCAGACATTGTACTGGACTCCTGATGTCAGACTAGTCGATTGCCCTGGACTTGTTATGCCTAATTATGTGCCGATGGAAATGCAG GTTCTTTGTGGAATTTTGCCAATATCACGTGTATCAGCAGTTTCTGCATGTGTTCATTTCGTTTCACAATTGTTACCTCTGGAACGTATATTCAAACTTGTTCATCCAAGCTCGAAAGCTCCCCCAGTAGAAGACAAACGTACCTGGCGCGACGACAAGAAAGTTTTAAAAGTGGATGAATCTCAAAAATCTCCTGCTTGGACGGCAATGGATATCCTGACTGCCTATGCTGAAGACAAAGGATGGATCACAGCGAAAGCTGGGAGACCAGATATCCACAGAGCAGGAAACGCCA TCCTACGAACGCTAGCTGAAGGAAGGATAGGATGGGCATTCTGGCCCCCCGATACACCCCTTGAAgaagcaacaacagcagatGATCATCTAGGCATTTGGATTCCTCTTTCTGACCATACCGATGACATAAGTGCCAGTGATCGGGAAagtgaagaggaagatgatataCACGAAACCGAAAGTCCCTCTTTTTCTGCTccggcagaggaagaagatagCGAGGAATCAGAATTCGGAGAAGAGGCACAATCAAGTGTCAGTCAGGTCGGAGTTAGTGGAAGGTTTGGTGCACTTGCTCTCagtgaaggagaagaaacaa TCTACTTAGCAGGAGATTCTACCATGGCAAAGGGTGGAGGGGGCAGTGGGACAGATG GATGGGGACAGTACCTGGCCCAATACTTGACGTTGCCTGTTGTAAATAATGCGATCGCTGGACGTTCAGCTAGATCCTACACTGTTGAGGGTCGCTTTACGACTTTGATCAACACTGTCAAACCCGGAGACTTTGTTGTCATCGAGTTCGGCCACAACGATGGCACCTCTGGTGCGACCGACAATGGCAGACAAGATGCCGTCGGAAATGACACCACCACAACCGCAACTGTTACAGCTGCGAA CGGCACTTCGATTGTCATTCATACTTTTAATTTCTACGTCCAAAACGCGGTTAATTCCCTCAAGGCAAAGGGTGCTATACCGATTGTGTCATCCCAAACCCCTGATAACATCTGGACCAATGGCGTTATAGGCCCTCCCTCACGCTTCGTTGGCTATGCCCAGCTAGCAGCCAGTCGAACTTCAGTGACGTACATCGACCACTTCGATTATGTAGCACAGGCATACGATTCATTAGGCCAAACTACGACCACGACATTCTATCCTTTGGATCATACCCACACATCTCCCACTGGTGCCAATATCGTTGCACAAACCTTTGTCCGAGGTTTGATATGCTCCACAAGCACTTTGAATAAGAAGCTGAGTGCAAGCGGCAATACTGTACCAGGTGAGCAGTAA
- a CDS encoding Vacuolar protein sorting-associated protein VTA1-like protein (Vacuolar protein sorting-associated protein VTA1 homolog): MSASILGLPPVPPELKPITPYIQRAEELKSQDPIVSYWCAYYAAQVGISLKAHSSAARDLLFALLNALEHMKAAIGANDAIDIESVSSAYIENFALKVFANADNEDRSGRASRSTAKKFLAAANFLEVLKTFSKSDVSESNEEKIRYAKWKAADIAKAFREGRKPVPGPPGWAEEQEEMKRLEQEEKHTHTSSSRPYPESSSRHSNSPPHTTNISPPRTSHASSSSPPKHSPISHSPTQIGHQVGLSITNDVPEAWSTTSTPGIEASSNVYTIGTPTPSTAGYDRESIPPAASGISQAKQRWDATEGSHTKKRSGSGSSYNSTGTNGNRPWASEELGGKQTRLSTPPKSSFKSGSPDSDKKVHFSPSTIGAPPNPPHTSSGSPKEYLGPSSIYAPPKTAPVDIYQSHSTTRPSVPSPPSLPPASPSRPYGYAASPPSQLQTQASPPRVGNRNPYSTVPNPTPPPLPAAFELTPAVIAKAQKHCRFAISSLDYEDADEARKQLREALALLGG; the protein is encoded by the exons ATGTCTGCCTCTATCCTTGGTCTTCCTCCCGTTCCTCCAGAGCTCAAGCCAATTACTCCCTATATTCAGAGGGCAGAAGAGCTCAAGAGTCAGGACCCGATCGTCTCTTACTGGT GTGCCTACTATGCTGCGCAAGTTGGTATCTCTCTCAAAGCGCACAGCTCAGCTGCGAGAGACCTATTATTTGCTCTTCTAAATGCACTCGAACATATGAAGGCTGCTATCGGCGCCAACGATGCTATCGACATTGAATCAGTCAGCTCTGCCTACATCGAAAACTTTGCACTCAAAGTCTTTGCAAATGCCGATAACGAAGATCGCAGTGGTAGAGCATCACG TTCAACTGCTAAGAAGTTTCTGGCTGCCGCCAATTTTTTGGAGGTTCTGAAGACTTTCTCAAAATCCGATGTCTCTGAGTCG aatgaggaaAAAATTCGATATGCAAAGTGGAAGGCAGCCGATATTGCCAAGGCATTCCGCGAAGGACGTAAACCTGTTCCAGGTCCTCCCGGCTGGGcagaagaacaagaggaaatgAAACGGcttgaacaagaagaaaaacacacacacacttcttcttccagaccATATCCTGAGTCCTCATCACGTCATTCAAATTCTCCTCCTCACACTACTAATATATCCCCACCGCGTACTTCTCAtgcctcatcatcatcccccCCAAAGCATTCGCCTATATCGCATTCTCCCACTCAGATAGGACATCAAGTTGGATTGTCTATAACAAATGACGTGCCGGAGGCATGGAGTACCACCTCTACTCCCGGAATTGAGGCATCCTCCAACGTGTATACCATTGGAACACCCACGCCCAGTACAGCCGGTTACGATAGAGAATCCATCCCTCCCGCCGCAAGTGGTATATCTCAAGCTAAACAGCGCTGGGACGCTACAGAAGGCAGCCATACCAAGAAACGCAGCGGCAGTGGAAGTAGCTACAACTCTACCGGAACCAACGGAAATCGTCCATGGGCAAGTGAGGAACTAGGAGGAAAGCAGACACGGTTGTCAACTCCTCCTAAGAGTTCCTTTAAATCTGGGTCCCCTGACTCTGACAAAAAGGTTCACTTTTCGCCTTCTACTATTGGGGCACCTCCGAATCCACCTCATACAAGTTCGGGATCTCCCAAAGAATATCTAGGACCTTCTAGTATATATGCTCCTCCTAAAACGGCTCCGGTTGACATCTATCAAAGCCACTCAACAACACGTCCATCAGTTCCAAGTCCCCCCTCGTTACCTCCTGCTTCCCCATCACGACCATATGGTTATGCTGCTTCGCCTCCCTCCCAATTGCAGACACAGGCTTCGCCGCCCCGTGTTGGGAACCGTAATCCATATTCCACTGTACCAAAtccaactcctcctcctcttccagcTGCTTTTGAGTTGACACCAGCTGTCATTGCAAAGGCACAAAAACACTGCCGTTTTGCAATCAGTTCCTTGGACTATGAGGACGCTGATGAAGCTCGAAAACAGCTGCGAGAAGCGCTGGCTCTTCTCGGAGGTTGA